From Marivirga harenae, one genomic window encodes:
- a CDS encoding LysR substrate-binding domain-containing protein, with product MNYTIHQLQIFLKVVQKESITKASQELFMTQPAVSIQLKNFQGQFDISLYEIIGRKLHITDFGKEIAIIAERVIEELNNINYKTEAYRGMLTGKLKISSASTGKYVIPFFLEEFLSQNPGIDLVLDVTNKTRVIQSLKNNEIDFALVSVIPGLLDVEEELLIDNKLYLISNEPKRNDSKALIYREEGSATRSAMEHYYGTHNSKDRKRLELTSNEAVKQAVIAGLGNSIMPLIGIKNELLDKQLYILPADDLPLKTKWRLIWLSGKRISPVAQAYLDFIRVRKNEILDKKFKWYLDYK from the coding sequence ATGAATTACACTATCCACCAATTGCAGATCTTCCTAAAAGTGGTTCAGAAAGAAAGTATCACTAAAGCATCGCAAGAACTTTTCATGACTCAACCTGCGGTTTCCATCCAGTTAAAGAATTTTCAAGGGCAGTTTGATATTTCACTCTATGAGATTATTGGCAGGAAACTACACATCACGGATTTCGGAAAGGAGATTGCTATAATAGCTGAGAGGGTTATTGAAGAACTCAACAATATAAATTATAAAACTGAAGCCTATAGAGGTATGCTGACTGGGAAACTAAAAATCTCTTCGGCATCAACTGGCAAGTATGTTATTCCATTTTTTCTCGAAGAATTTCTGTCCCAAAATCCTGGAATAGACCTAGTTTTGGATGTCACAAATAAAACAAGAGTTATCCAAAGTCTGAAAAACAATGAAATAGATTTTGCTTTGGTAAGTGTAATACCTGGTCTACTGGACGTTGAAGAAGAGCTTTTAATTGATAATAAATTATACCTAATAAGTAACGAACCGAAACGAAATGACAGCAAAGCACTCATTTATCGAGAAGAGGGATCTGCTACCCGAAGCGCTATGGAGCATTACTACGGAACTCATAACTCTAAGGACAGAAAAAGACTAGAACTTACCTCAAATGAGGCAGTAAAGCAAGCTGTAATTGCAGGACTAGGAAATTCTATAATGCCTCTCATTGGGATAAAAAACGAATTACTAGATAAGCAATTATATATTTTACCTGCTGACGATTTACCTCTGAAAACCAAATGGAGGTTAATTTGGCTGAGCGGAAAAAGGATTTCTCCCGTGGCTCAAGCATACCTAGATTTTATTAGAGTTAGAAAAAATGAAATCCTTGATAAAAAATTTAAATGGTATCTCGATTACAAATAG
- a CDS encoding proton-conducting transporter transmembrane domain-containing protein, which translates to MTKELMTSLVLISPILFSFIALLSWFMRGIRPAKLILISRISIYLGIFIALVSCAFVYQYGILESNSIAYEGLGFSIRLDALSVLIFTMINLISFIVMRFSFNYMDGDSKQGVFIGRLAATIASVQLLVLAGNLGLIWVSWVLTSISLQRMLIFYAERRRSKLAARKKFISARLGDLFLLTSIFLLYNHFGTGNLQEIILAMKNPAGAFPIALEMAMIFIAAAAILKSALFPTHAWLVEVMETPTPVSAMLHAGLLNAGPFLIARMSFLMTEMTYAPIILIIFGGFTAVFGSIAYMTQSSVKTALGYSSISHMGFSILLCGFGIYAAAILHLVAHSFYKAHAFLSSGSLIDVKKASKINLKPSNSNPLILIASIILAFVIFGSLALLWGVNPIEELSLLVVSCIIVMGLSLLIGTTLSTKNSKQLILKITMVAAVVALAFFSLEALMANVLKSQIPVVSQPSNLVTVMLFFWLVIFIGLVLIQMFSPFIKGKKFWRKWSIHFRNGLYANVIYDRMVGALYIKSSSSLDRWEKS; encoded by the coding sequence ATGACTAAGGAATTAATGACTAGTTTGGTTCTGATTTCCCCAATCCTATTTTCATTTATTGCATTATTATCATGGTTTATGCGAGGCATAAGACCTGCTAAATTAATATTGATAAGCAGAATCAGTATTTACTTGGGTATATTCATAGCGCTAGTTTCTTGCGCATTTGTATATCAATATGGGATTTTGGAGAGTAACAGCATAGCCTATGAAGGCTTAGGGTTCTCCATAAGGTTAGATGCCTTGAGTGTACTAATATTCACTATGATAAATCTCATCAGCTTTATTGTGATGAGGTTTAGTTTTAATTATATGGATGGAGATAGTAAACAAGGAGTTTTTATTGGAAGACTGGCGGCTACTATTGCTTCTGTACAATTACTGGTGTTAGCAGGAAATTTAGGGTTGATTTGGGTTTCATGGGTTTTGACCAGTATTTCTTTACAAAGAATGTTGATTTTCTATGCGGAAAGACGAAGATCGAAATTGGCTGCACGCAAGAAATTCATCTCTGCTCGCTTAGGGGATTTATTTTTGTTAACATCCATATTTCTCCTTTATAATCATTTTGGAACAGGCAATTTACAGGAAATCATCCTTGCAATGAAGAATCCTGCTGGAGCCTTTCCAATAGCATTGGAAATGGCCATGATATTTATTGCAGCAGCTGCCATTTTGAAATCTGCTTTATTCCCTACGCATGCCTGGTTGGTGGAGGTGATGGAAACTCCTACACCGGTATCGGCCATGTTGCATGCAGGTTTATTAAATGCAGGGCCATTTTTAATTGCCAGGATGTCATTTTTAATGACCGAAATGACTTACGCTCCTATTATACTAATAATTTTCGGTGGTTTTACAGCCGTGTTTGGTTCGATTGCCTACATGACACAATCTTCTGTAAAAACTGCACTGGGTTATTCTAGTATTTCTCACATGGGGTTTAGTATCTTATTGTGCGGATTTGGAATTTATGCTGCTGCAATCCTGCACCTTGTAGCACACTCATTCTACAAGGCACACGCATTTCTTTCTTCAGGCAGCCTTATCGATGTGAAAAAAGCATCTAAAATCAATCTTAAGCCAAGCAATTCCAATCCTTTGATTCTTATAGCAAGTATCATTTTGGCCTTTGTTATTTTTGGAAGTTTAGCTCTTTTGTGGGGAGTAAATCCAATAGAGGAATTATCACTATTGGTGGTAAGTTGCATCATAGTGATGGGACTGTCCTTACTGATTGGAACTACTCTAAGTACTAAAAATTCTAAGCAGTTAATCTTGAAAATCACAATGGTTGCTGCAGTGGTGGCGCTGGCATTTTTCAGTTTGGAAGCTCTAATGGCAAATGTACTTAAATCACAAATTCCTGTAGTTAGTCAACCCTCAAATCTAGTTACTGTCATGCTCTTTTTTTGGTTAGTGATTTTCATAGGATTGGTGCTAATTCAGATGTTTTCTCCTTTTATAAAAGGCAAAAAGTTCTGGAGAAAATGGTCTATTCATTTTAGAAATGGACTTTATGCCAATGTAATCTACGATAGAATGGTAGGAGCACTTTATATCAAATCTTCTTCAAGCCTAGATCGCTGGGAGAAAAGTTAA
- a CDS encoding YbcC family protein, translated as MLKNTKESNFNSDYDRITNALDNASKKIAPLWPLESFVAVNPYLGLGDQSFESVAQQLSGLAGIQTTMKAEYYLNAIQENKLLLADLKSVLDKRRIQKSAQSFLEGVRKKEFHSISAPKIETVSEVSRKVTTANWPDFMVDSISSWASSYFDSSQTQWRDSNHDLGLFASWKIEAGTNRSPSLMGLRGFHKVIKSLPDNYIEAAHFALNDLSVEDDALPIYLHSLLLRLGGWSSYVAHFDWDNKRYGRAGAQLSEFLSVLICWEYGVYQAMKNPLVESQWRRSKREMLKLKESNPLNEELMDLIILQEAFDLTAQRRLIEKFKQNPSRQKNDDSAKVQAVFCIDVRSEVYRRNLESVAPEIETLGFAGFFGFPINFRKLGHDEGFDQCPALIPSSFIVEESIADKNQNDRSVSRRKLNKIFDSAWKSFKSSAISSFGFVSPLGLSLMPKLFTDSFGLTRPVPHPHKNGLSKSDIEHLSVNIESVKSHNFSTGIPLSDRVTMAKGALQAMSLTEDFARIVMIVGHGSTSVNNPHASGLDCGACAGQSGEANAKVASMILNDKEVRKQLAEEKINIPDTTYFLACLHDTTIDEVSLFNTNWVPSTHQEDLENIQKRIQKAGKATRAERVLRMSMDDKSNIDTFIKARSNDWSQVRPEWGLAGCSSFIVAPRHITQGLNLEGRSFLHSYNWNEDTGFKVLEAIMTAPMVVTSWINLQYYGSTVDNKHFGSGNKTLHNVTSGIGVLEGYAGDLRTGLPMQSIHDGVNYQHEPLRLSVVINAPTEAMDKILEKHSSIKELCDNRWIFLMAMSDDGEITDMYDGNLMWRKLSRVDQVFNPTENLIEELV; from the coding sequence ATGCTAAAAAATACGAAAGAATCCAATTTCAATTCAGATTACGACAGAATTACAAATGCTTTGGATAATGCCTCAAAGAAAATTGCCCCCTTGTGGCCACTGGAAAGCTTTGTGGCTGTGAATCCTTACCTAGGATTAGGTGATCAGTCTTTTGAATCTGTAGCGCAGCAATTATCCGGATTGGCAGGTATTCAAACAACGATGAAGGCTGAATATTATCTGAATGCAATCCAAGAGAATAAACTACTGCTAGCAGACCTAAAAAGTGTGCTTGATAAAAGGAGAATACAGAAAAGTGCACAATCATTCCTTGAGGGAGTAAGAAAGAAGGAATTTCACAGTATTAGTGCTCCTAAGATAGAAACCGTCAGTGAGGTTTCGAGGAAGGTAACAACAGCCAATTGGCCAGATTTTATGGTGGACAGTATCTCTTCTTGGGCTTCTTCTTATTTTGATTCATCACAAACTCAATGGAGAGATAGTAATCATGACCTTGGGTTATTTGCTTCGTGGAAAATAGAGGCGGGAACCAATAGGTCGCCATCTTTGATGGGTTTGAGAGGGTTTCATAAGGTGATAAAATCTTTACCGGATAATTACATTGAAGCTGCACATTTTGCGCTCAATGATTTAAGTGTTGAAGACGATGCCCTTCCAATTTATTTACATAGTCTTCTGCTACGTCTAGGAGGTTGGTCTTCCTACGTTGCGCATTTTGATTGGGATAATAAAAGGTATGGTCGTGCAGGAGCGCAGTTGAGTGAATTCTTAAGCGTGTTAATCTGCTGGGAATATGGAGTTTATCAGGCCATGAAAAATCCCCTGGTGGAAAGTCAGTGGAGAAGATCTAAGCGAGAGATGCTAAAATTAAAGGAGTCAAATCCCTTAAATGAAGAATTAATGGACTTAATTATTCTACAAGAGGCATTTGACTTAACGGCTCAAAGAAGATTAATCGAGAAATTCAAACAAAACCCTTCTCGACAGAAAAACGATGACAGCGCTAAAGTTCAGGCAGTTTTCTGTATTGATGTGAGATCGGAAGTTTATCGTAGAAATTTGGAGTCAGTGGCTCCTGAAATCGAGACCTTAGGTTTTGCCGGATTTTTCGGATTCCCTATCAACTTTAGGAAGCTGGGCCATGACGAGGGCTTTGACCAATGTCCTGCATTAATCCCATCTTCTTTTATTGTTGAAGAAAGTATAGCCGACAAAAATCAAAATGATAGGTCGGTATCAAGAAGAAAACTCAATAAAATTTTTGATTCTGCTTGGAAGTCTTTCAAATCAAGTGCTATTAGCAGTTTTGGCTTCGTAAGCCCGCTTGGACTCTCGCTTATGCCTAAACTGTTTACAGATTCGTTTGGACTGACTAGACCAGTTCCGCATCCGCATAAAAATGGTTTGAGTAAATCAGATATTGAGCATCTATCAGTGAATATCGAAAGTGTTAAAAGTCATAATTTCTCTACAGGAATTCCTTTATCGGACAGAGTAACTATGGCAAAAGGAGCTTTGCAGGCAATGTCCCTGACAGAAGATTTTGCTAGAATAGTAATGATTGTCGGTCACGGGTCTACCTCTGTCAATAACCCCCACGCTTCTGGTTTAGACTGCGGTGCATGTGCAGGTCAATCAGGTGAAGCTAATGCTAAAGTAGCTTCGATGATTTTAAACGATAAAGAAGTTCGAAAGCAGTTAGCAGAAGAGAAAATTAATATTCCTGATACCACTTATTTTCTAGCCTGTTTGCATGATACTACAATTGATGAAGTATCACTTTTTAACACTAATTGGGTTCCTTCGACTCATCAAGAAGATTTAGAAAATATTCAAAAAAGAATTCAAAAAGCAGGGAAAGCAACTAGAGCAGAAAGAGTTCTTAGGATGAGCATGGACGATAAAAGCAATATCGATACATTCATAAAGGCAAGAAGTAACGATTGGTCGCAAGTTAGGCCGGAATGGGGATTAGCAGGTTGCTCTTCTTTTATTGTGGCACCACGACATATCACTCAAGGGCTGAACTTGGAAGGACGATCGTTTTTGCATTCTTACAATTGGAATGAAGACACTGGATTTAAAGTGCTAGAAGCTATTATGACAGCGCCTATGGTGGTAACAAGCTGGATTAACCTGCAATATTACGGATCCACTGTTGACAATAAACATTTTGGCTCCGGCAATAAAACGCTGCATAACGTAACGTCAGGAATTGGTGTTTTGGAAGGTTATGCAGGAGATTTAAGAACTGGATTGCCCATGCAATCAATACACGATGGGGTAAACTATCAACATGAACCATTACGATTAAGTGTAGTAATCAATGCTCCAACAGAGGCTATGGACAAAATTCTTGAAAAACATTCTTCTATAAAAGAGCTTTGTGATAACAGATGGATTTTCCTTATGGCGATGAGTGATGATGGAGAGATTACTGATATGTATGATGGAAATTTAATGTGGAGAAAACTATCAAGGGTAGATCAAGTTTTTAATCCAACTGAGAACTTGATAGAAGAATTAGTCTAG
- a CDS encoding MFS transporter has translation MDSIKLGLKENWKQFTLLVIVNGFVGGMVGMERSIFPQFAEVEFGVASKTAILTFITAFGISKAIANYYTGKLANRFGRRNLLLFGWLIAIPVPFMLIYAPSWSFVIIANILLGLSQGLTWSSTVVMKIDLVGEKDRGFAMGLNEFAGYFAVGVVAFITGFVANNYGITPYPFYVGIFLSIVGLLLTLLWIKDTRVHVNKESSSNKTVQLKNIFLETTFKNKTLSSVTQAGLINNLNDGMIWGLLPMVLFSLNYDNENIGIITAIYPTVWGIGQLFTGKMSDHYSKKGMLFWGMLLQGVAILFIPFCSNFTVLAGLSAILGLGTALVYPTFLATIAQTTSPQQRAESIGTFRLWRDLGYAFGAVISGITADFFGVNYAIILIALLTITSSIVIKFRMPSTIKNINDHESE, from the coding sequence ATGGATAGCATAAAGCTAGGACTTAAAGAAAACTGGAAACAGTTTACATTATTAGTGATTGTCAACGGCTTTGTTGGCGGTATGGTGGGAATGGAGAGAAGTATATTCCCACAATTTGCGGAAGTCGAATTTGGCGTGGCTTCAAAAACAGCTATCCTGACTTTTATTACCGCCTTTGGTATTAGTAAAGCCATTGCCAATTACTATACCGGCAAACTAGCCAATAGATTTGGCAGAAGAAATCTACTACTGTTTGGCTGGCTAATAGCTATACCTGTTCCTTTCATGCTTATTTATGCCCCAAGTTGGTCATTTGTCATTATCGCCAATATTCTTTTAGGCTTAAGCCAAGGATTAACTTGGAGCAGCACTGTAGTGATGAAAATTGACTTGGTCGGTGAAAAAGACAGGGGTTTTGCCATGGGTTTGAACGAATTTGCAGGCTATTTTGCTGTTGGAGTAGTGGCTTTCATCACTGGATTTGTAGCCAACAATTATGGCATTACTCCCTACCCTTTTTACGTTGGCATTTTCCTTTCGATAGTGGGACTTCTTCTGACTTTACTATGGATTAAAGATACTCGTGTCCATGTCAATAAAGAAAGTAGCAGTAATAAAACTGTACAGTTGAAAAACATCTTTTTGGAAACCACTTTCAAAAATAAAACCTTGAGTTCTGTTACCCAAGCAGGCTTAATTAATAACTTGAATGATGGAATGATTTGGGGACTTTTACCAATGGTGTTGTTCTCATTGAACTACGATAATGAAAATATTGGAATTATTACGGCTATTTATCCTACAGTCTGGGGGATTGGTCAGTTATTTACAGGTAAAATGTCTGACCATTATTCCAAAAAAGGCATGCTTTTCTGGGGGATGTTATTGCAAGGTGTTGCAATACTGTTTATCCCATTCTGCAGCAATTTCACCGTTTTAGCTGGTCTATCTGCTATTTTAGGCCTGGGAACTGCCTTGGTTTACCCCACCTTTCTAGCCACTATTGCACAGACCACCAGTCCGCAACAAAGAGCGGAAAGTATTGGGACTTTCAGACTTTGGAGAGATTTAGGCTATGCTTTTGGAGCGGTCATTTCAGGTATTACTGCTGACTTCTTTGGAGTAAATTACGCAATAATATTGATTGCATTGCTGACGATTACTTCTTCTATTGTTATTAAATTCAGGATGCCATCTACTATTAAAAACATAAACGATCATGAGAGCGAATGA
- a CDS encoding flavodoxin family protein produces MKLNSFQEKLNKENKTDFSDLKAVFINCTLKKSPEKSHTSGLISMSAQIMEDNGIQVDIIRAVDHEIAFGVYPDMTEHGWQKDDWPAIQKKVMDANILVIGTPIWLGEKSSVASQVIERLYGFSGETNEQGQYAYYGRAGGCLVTGNEDGIKHVAMSTLYSLQHLGYVIPPQADAGWIGEAGPGASYMDKGSGGPENDFTNRNTTFMTWNLMHMAKMLQDNNGIPAHGNQRTAWDESSDKDNPNPEYR; encoded by the coding sequence ATGAAATTAAATAGCTTTCAAGAAAAACTCAATAAGGAGAACAAAACTGACTTTAGCGATCTAAAAGCCGTTTTCATAAACTGCACTTTAAAGAAATCACCGGAAAAATCTCATACTTCGGGGCTGATCAGCATGTCTGCCCAAATTATGGAAGATAATGGTATTCAAGTTGATATCATTCGTGCAGTGGATCACGAAATTGCTTTTGGGGTTTATCCCGATATGACAGAGCATGGTTGGCAAAAGGACGATTGGCCGGCCATTCAAAAAAAGGTAATGGATGCTAACATCTTAGTAATCGGCACACCCATTTGGTTAGGGGAAAAATCTTCAGTGGCAAGTCAGGTGATTGAACGGCTATACGGATTTTCAGGAGAAACAAATGAACAAGGTCAATATGCATATTATGGCAGAGCAGGGGGATGTTTAGTAACTGGTAATGAAGATGGAATAAAGCATGTGGCCATGAGCACATTATATAGTTTACAGCATTTAGGTTATGTAATTCCTCCACAAGCTGATGCCGGTTGGATCGGTGAAGCAGGACCTGGTGCATCGTATATGGATAAAGGAAGTGGCGGTCCTGAAAATGATTTCACCAATAGAAATACCACTTTTATGACTTGGAATTTAATGCACATGGCTAAGATGCTTCAAGACAATAATGGAATTCCAGCGCACGGGAACCAGAGAACAGCATGGGATGAGTCATCTGATAAAGATAATCCTAATCCAGAGTATAGGTAG
- a CDS encoding RNA polymerase sigma factor, with amino-acid sequence MKAEEKQLVYSLKSPAEKRAAFKLLMDQYQERLYFAIRKILIDHDDTNDALQECFIKIWNKIDTFNEEASLYTWMYKIAVNQALQQLRKRKNSFKNEQQYTEFLETKISNSTLMDGDEIQKLLQQAILKLPEKQRLVFNMKYYDDLKYEEIAEITDGSVGSLKASYHHAVKKIEEFLKSH; translated from the coding sequence ATGAAGGCTGAAGAAAAACAATTAGTTTACTCACTTAAAAGTCCTGCAGAAAAACGGGCAGCCTTCAAATTGTTAATGGATCAATATCAAGAAAGGCTATATTTTGCCATTAGAAAAATCTTAATTGATCATGATGATACTAATGACGCATTACAAGAATGTTTCATTAAAATATGGAATAAAATTGATACTTTTAATGAAGAGGCATCCCTCTATACCTGGATGTACAAAATAGCTGTCAACCAGGCTTTGCAGCAGCTAAGAAAAAGAAAAAATAGCTTTAAAAATGAACAGCAATACACCGAATTTCTGGAAACGAAAATCAGTAATTCAACTTTAATGGATGGAGATGAAATACAAAAGCTATTGCAGCAGGCAATATTGAAGTTGCCTGAAAAACAACGACTGGTTTTTAATATGAAATATTACGATGATCTTAAATATGAGGAAATAGCAGAAATCACTGATGGAAGTGTAGGAAGCCTCAAGGCATCCTATCATCATGCAGTAAAAAAAATAGAGGAATTTTTGAAATCACATTAA